The Kribbella jejuensis region ACCGGGCCGACCCGCGTGCGCAGCGTGACCTTGTCCTTCGCGCAGCCGACGTACAGCGCGATGAGGGCGAGTACGCAGAGGATGACGGCGATCGCGCCGAGCCAGGCGAGGCCGGTGAACTTCTTGTCGTTCTGGACCATCCCGGAGACCACGAACGCACCGGCCAGCAGCGTCAGCCAGGCGCAGGACCACTCGAAGGTGCGGACCGTCCGGCGGGCCCGCTCGGCCGGATCCTCCGGCTCCGGCTCCGACCCGGCCTTCGAAGCCGCCGGGCCCGCAGCGGTCGTCGGGCCCACAGCGGTCGCCGGGTCGCCGGCGGTCGGCGGGTCGGCGGCGGTCGTCGGGTCGGCGGCGGTCGTCGAGACCGTCGGCTCGTCGGGTTCGGCGGCCGGGGCGGGCTCGGGGTCTGACTGCGCCATGCCAGTGACGGTAGCGCAGAATGAGGCTATGCAGCCCTGGGCCGATCAGTTCCCCGAGCTGTTCGCGCCCGGCTACTGGGAGTGGGGCGACCTGGACGTGCGCTTCACCGTCGAGGAACCGCCGGACGAGCTGATCAGCAACGCGCACGTGGTCTGCCGGACCGCCGACGGAGTCGTTGTCTGCGCCAACGATCTCGGCTGGCGTTTCCTCCCCGGCGGGACCCGCGAGCCCGGCGAGACAATCGAGCAACTGGTCCGGCGCGAGCTCCTTGAGGAAGCGGGCGCGTGCCTGGCCGGTCCGCTGACGTGGCTCGGCGCGCACCGCGCCGACCACCGCCGCCCGGAGCCGTACCGTCCGCATCTTCCGCACCCGGTGTCGTACTGGGCGAACTACGTCGCGGACGTCGTCATCGAGCAGCCGCCGAGCAACCCTGCGGACGGCGAACAGATCACCGAGGTGCTCACACTTCCACCAGCTGCAGCCGCCGACTACCTCGACGGCCAGCCCGGTGGAGTCATGGGCCCGGTCGTCAGGCTGGCTCAGGCAATGCGGCTGGTCTAGCCGCCTTCCACGGAAGCAGTACGGCGCTCAACGTGCAGCAAATCCCCGCGACCCACAGTGCGCCGCGCATCCCGACCACCGTGGCCAGTACGCCGCCTAGTGCCATGAAGGCCGGCTGTACGCAGCGGGAGCTGATCGACCACGACCCCACGACGCGCGCCATGAAGCCGTCCTCGGTGACCTCCATCCGGTACGTCGCAAACGACGGGTTGAACGCGCCCGCGCCGACGAGCAGCGCCGTCTCCGCAGCGGTGATCAGCACGAAACCGCCCCAACCGTGCGGCGCCAGCGGAAACAGCAACAACCACGGAGCCCGCAGTACGCCGAACACGCGCAGCATCCACGGCAGCCCGTGCCGCTCGGTCAGCCGCGGCGCCATCCGGGCCCCGGCGACGCCGCCGATGCAGGAGACGCCGAGCATCACGCCGTAGCTCCAGGGCGCGAGCCCGAGGTCGCGCAGCATGAACACGGTCAGCAGCGGCGAGGTCATCATCACCGGACCGCCGAAGAGCTGCGAGTTCCAGAACAGGATCCGCAGGCCGCGATGCCGCAGGATGTACCGCCAGCCGGCGGTGATGTCGCGTTTGCCCTCGCGCTTCACCGGCTCCGGCTCGGGCTGCTGGATCCGCCGGATGCCGAGCGCGGACCCGAGGAACGAGACGGCGTCGACCGCGAGCGTGACGGTCGCTCCGACGAGACTGACGAGCGCACCGCCGACCGCCGGGCCGATGCTCAGCGAGACCCAGTTCGTCTGCTCGAACCGGCTGTTCGCCTCGGCCCGCCCCGCCGCCGGGACGAGCGCCTTCAGATGCGCACCGCTCGCGGCCTGGAACGCGATCGTCCCCGCCGCCTGCAGCACGCCGGCGACGCACAGGTGCACGTAGGTCAGCCCACCGAACGCGGCCGCGACCGGCACCGACGCGAGCGCGACGAACCGGATCAGGTCCGACGCGATCATCACCGGCCGCTTGTGCCGCTGCTCGATGAAGTCGCCCATCGGCAACGCGAGCGCCGCGCCCGCCAGCGCGGACAACGCCGCCAGCAACGAGACCTGGAAGGTCGTCGAGTCCAGTGCGAGCACCGCGACCAACGGCAACGCGCCGAGTCCGACCGCCGATCCGAACGCACTGACTGTGAACGCCAACCACAACCGACGGAAGTCCCGACCCAAAGACATCCCGCGATCGTAGAAGCAGGCATCGACAGAATCAGCGCAGGTTGAGGCCGCCGTCCAACAGGATGACTTCACCGGTCAGGTAGGAGTTGTGGACAACTGCGGAGATCAGGTCTGCGACATCCACAGGTTGGGCGGCGCGGCGCATCGGGCTCGAGGTTTTCCACAGCTTCTGCGCGTCCGTCCACGATTCGGTCAGCGGCGTGTCGACGAGCCCGGGCGCGACCGCGTTGACGCGGACGTCCGGCCCGAGGGCAGCGGCGAGCAGCTTGGTGACGTGGTTCAGCGCGGCCTTCGAGGCGGCGTACGCGATCGAGCTGCCCTTCGGCCGGACGCCCGCGTGGCTGGTTACGTTCACGATGCATCCGCCGGCCTCGCGGAGCGCCGGTAGGGCCGCCGTACACAGGAGCCACGGCGCGACCAGGTTCACGTCGAGCAGCTGCCGCCAGTCGGACGCGGTCAGCGCATCCAGGTCGGCGTGCGGCACTGGCCAGCTGATACCGGCGTTGTTCACGAGTACGTCGAGCCGCCCGTGCTCGGCCAGGACCTCCGGTACCAACGCGGCCGCGGCCGTGTCGTCGGAGAGGTCGGCCTGGTGGTACGACCCGCCGAGCTCCGCGGCCAGCTTGTCGCCGGCCGAGCGGGTCGAGCGCGAGTGCACCGCGACGGTCATCCCGTCCGCGGCGAGTCGACGTACCGTCGCCTCCCCGATCCCAGAGGTCGACCCGGTCACCAACGCGACCTTCATGCGCCGTACCGGAGTCCGTCGAGCAGGAGGTTGAGCAGGCGGTCGGCCTGTTCGCGCTTGGAGCCGGTCGCGAGCGCGACTCCGCAGAGACCGGCGAGCAGGTCGTCGGCGGAGGTGTCGGGGCGGATCTCCCCGGCCTCGACGGCCGCCGCCAACAGCGGCCGGATCGCGCCGGTCAGCAGTTCGAAGCTCTGCGCGTACGGGTTCGCGCCGGACGCGATCACGGCGCGCAGCGCATCGGCCATGCCGAGCTTGCGGGTCATGTAGTCGACGTACCGGTCCATCCACGCCCGGAGCGCCTCGAGCGGAGGCAGCTTGGCGAGCAGCTCCGGCGCAGCGTCGCAGACGGCGGCGAGCTCACTGCGGTACGCTGCCTCGATCAGCAGCTCGCGCGTCGGGAAGTGCCGGTAGAGCGTCCCGATGCCGACACCGGCGTCCTTGGCGATGCCCTCCAGCGTCGCCTCCAGCCCGCACCGCGAGAACGCCAGCGCCGCGGCCGCCAGAACCTGCTCGCGATTGCGCTGGGCGTCGGCGCGCAGCGGACGTCCGGTCATCTCCCCTCCCACCCGAAGAACCTACCGCGTTTGATCACAGCACCCGCTCGGCTACGGATCCGTGAGCCGGGCCGGTAGCCTGACCCACCGTGAGTGACTTGAGCATTCGGACCATCTCCACCGACGAGCACGCCGCGTACATCGCGGCGCAACCGGCGGCGAGCTTCCTGCAGACGCCTGGTTGGGCCGCGGTGAAGAGCGAGTGGAAGGCGGAGTCACTCGGCTGGTACGAACCGGGCACGCCGGGCGAGCTGGTCGGCGTCGGCCTGGTGCTCTACCGGCAGATGCCGAAGGTGAAGCGCTACCTCGCGTACCTGCCGGAAGGTCCGGTGATCGACTGGGACGCGATCGACCCCGGCAGCTACCTGCGCCCGCTGGCCGAACACCTGGCCGAGCGCGGCGCGTTCGGCATCCGGATGGGTCCGCCCGTGGCGACCCGTCGGTGGAGCGCTCAGACGATCAAGGACGCCATCGCCGGCGGCCAGCAGCCGCGGCTCGGTGACGTCCGTCCGGACGTGATCGAGCCGTCCGGTGCCAGGCTCGGCGACCAGCTCCGCAAGCTCGGCTGGAAGCCGCCGCGGATCGCCGAGGGCTTCGCGGCCGGGCAGCCGCAGTACGTCTTCCAGGTGCCGCTGGCCGGCCGCACCGAGGACGACCTGCTGAAGGGCATGAACCAGCTGTGGCGGCGCAACATCAAGAAGGCCGCCAAGGCCGGCGTCGAGGTGACGCAGGGCGGGCCCGAGGACATCAAGGCGTTCCACGGGCTGTACGTCGAGACCGCCGAGCGCGACCACTTCACCCCACGCCCGCTGCCGTACTTCGAGAAGATGTACGACGCGATGGCGAACCAGCCGGCCGATTGCTGTGACTTCCGGATCTACAACGCCCACCACGAGGGCGACCTGGTCGCGTCGACGATCTGGGTCCGGGTCGGCGGTCACTCCTGGTACTCCTACGGTGCCAGCTCGACCGCCAAGCGGGACGTGCGCGGATCGAACGCGATCCAGTGGCGCATGATGACGGACGCACTCGCGGCGGGTGCGTCCGTGTACGACCTACGGGGCATCACCGACACCTTGGACCCGAACGACCCGCATGTCGGGTTGATCCAGTTCAAGACCGGTACCGGTGGCGAGGCCGTCGAGTACGTCGGTGAGTGGGATCTGCCGTTGAACAAGGCGCTCTACACCGCATTCGACCTCTACATGAGACGGCGTTGACACCATGCCCCTAGTCCTGCACGTCGATTCCGATCGATGGCGCGAACACCTGCGTTCCACGTGGAACCCCGACATCGTCCCGGTCGCCAAGGGCAACGGGTACGGGTTCGGCAACCACCGGCTGTTCGCGGAGGCCCGCGCGCTCGGCGCCCGGACGATCGCGGTCGGCACGTACTTCGAGGTCCCCGCGGAGCCGCGCGAGGACGTCGTGGTGCTGTCGCCGTGGCGGCCGTTCCTGGAGATGCCGCAGAGCCAGAACGTGATCCACACGGTCAGCCGGCTGGCCGACCTGGTCTCGATCCCGGCCGGCAGCCGGGTGCTGATCGAGGTGATGACCTCGATGCGCCGGCACGGCATCGGCGCCCGCGAACTGCGGCACACGATGCTGCTCAACGCGCTCGACCGGATCCGGTTCGAGGGCTGGTCGCTGCACTTCCCGATGGGTGCCGGCGGTACGTCGGCGAACCTCCGCGAGGCGCAGCAGCTGGCCAAGGCGGCCCTCGACGTACGGAAGAAGACGTTGTGGGTGTCGCACGTACCGGCGCAGAAGCTGGCCGACATCGGTGACGACGTGAAGCTCCGAATGGGTACCGGCCTGTGGCTCGGCGACCGCGGAGCGCTCTCGGTGAAGGCGACCGTGCTCGACGTGCATTCGGTACGGCGTGGTGAGCGCGTCGGCTACCGCCAGCGCCGGGTGAGCGGCGACGGGCACATCCTGGTCGTCTCCGGCGGTACGGCACACGGCGTCGGCCTGGAGGCCCCGACCGGCGCGGCGACCGTACGGCAGCGCGCGATCGCGATGGCCAAGGGCGGCCTGGACGCCGCCGGGATGGCGTTGTCGCCGTTCAGCATCGAGGGCAAGCAGCGCTGGTTCGCGGAACCGCCGCACATGCAGGCCAGCATGCTGTTCCTGCCGTCCGCGGTGGCCCCGCCGGCGGTCGGCGACGAGGTCGATCTCGACGTCCGCTACACCACCACCACGTTCGACAAGGTGTCGATGGATTGACTTAAGGTCCACCTGAAGTTGCAGCGTGGACCTATGAGCTTTCTGGAGCGGAGCGAGGAGCGGCCCGGGGCGGCCGAGCTGCGCGCTGCGTCGTACCGGATGCTGGCGCTGAAACGCGGTGCGACCTGCGTGGATGTCGCCTGCGGGGCGGGCCACGCGGTCGCCGAACTGGCCCGCAAGGGCCTGAAGGTGACCGGCATCGACATCGATCCGGACGCGGTCGAGGCGGCCCGGCAGCGCGCGCCCGGGGCAATGTTTCACGTGGCACATTCCGACGACCTGCCGCTCGCGGACGGGTCGATGGACGGGTACCGCGCGATGCGCCTGTTCCACCTGCTCGAGGATCCGCGCCCGACGATCGCCGAGGCGCACCGGGTACTGCGACCCGGCGGGCGGATCGTGGTCGGCGGGCAGGACTACGGCTTCGTGATGATCACCAGCTCCGACCAGGACCTGACCGACGTGATCCGCCTCGGCCTCGAATCGCACACCGTGTCGCCGCGCGCGACGCGAACCCTCCGCGAGGTCCTCCTCGACGCGAAGTTCTCCGACGTCGAGGTCGTCGTACACACCGAGGTCGTCACCGACCACAAGCAGCTGGCGCCGCAGCTGAAAGCAGCGGCCGCGGCGGCCGTCGACCAGGCGCTGATCACCAAGGAAGACGCCGACACCTGGCTGGCCGAACAAGCCGCCAGGGCGCGCCGGGACCACTTCCTGGCCGCGATCCCGACGATCCTCGTCGGCGCCCACCGCTGACGGGTGGGCTCCGCGCGAGGTCTACTGCTTGAGTGGACCCTTCCAGCGAACCGTGGGCAGCAGGGCGGCCGGGTCGACGCGGTCCTTGTTGGCGGAGACGATGTCGAACATCGACTCGATCAGGGTCTCCGACAGTAGGTGCGGCTGGAGGCCCAAGCCGACCAGGCCCGTGTGCTTCACGTTGTAGTAGTGCTCCGCCTGCTCGACGCGCGGGTTCTCCAGGTGCTCGACCTGGACCGGGCCGGGGAAGCACTCCGCGACCAGCTCGGCGAGCTGCGCCACCGAGTAGCTCTCGGTCATCTGGTTGAAGACCCGGAACTCGCCGGCGTCGGCAGGGTTCTCCACAGCGAGCCGGATGCACTCGACGGTGTCCCGGATGTCCAGGAAGCCGCGGGTCTGACCGCCGGCGCCGTACACCGTCAGCGGCTCACCGAGGACGGCCTGGATGCAGAACCGGTTGAGCACGGTGCCGAACACGGCGTCGTAGTCGAACCGGGTCGCCAGCCGCGCGTCCTGCACGGTCTGGTCGGTTTGCTGCCCGTACACGACGCCCTGGTTGAGGTCGGTAACGCGCATGCCCCAGATCCGGCAGCCGAACTCCAGGTTGTGCGAGTCGTGCACCTTGCTCAGGTGGTAGAAGGAGCCCGGCTTCTTCGGGTAGAGCATCCGGTCCTTGCGGCCGTTGTGCTCGACCTCCAGCCAACCTTCCTCGATGTCGATGTTCGGCGTCCCGTACTCACCCATCGTGCCGAGCTTCACCAGATGGATGTCGGGGTTGATCTCGGCGATCGCGTACATCAGGTTCAGCGTGCCGACCACGTTGTTGTGCTGCGTGTACACAGCGTGTTCGCGATCGATCATCGAGTACGGCGCGGCGCGCTGCTCGGCGAAGTGCACGATCGCGTCCGGTGCGAACTCCTGCAGCACCCGGTACACGAAGTCCGCGTCGAGCAGGTCGCCGACGTACGCCGGGACGGTCTTGCCGGAGACCTCCTTCCAGGCCTGCACCCGGGACTCGAGATCCTCGATCGGGACCAGACTCTGGACGCCCAGCTCGCGGTCGTACCCACGGCGGGCCATGTTGTCGAGCACGGCCGTGTCATGGCCGCGGTCGGAGAGGTGCAGCGCCGTCGGCCACCCCAGGTAGCCGTCACCGCCCAGGACCAGTACGCGCACGGTTCGGCCGCCTTCCGTCAGGATTCTTCGTCAGGATCCTTCATATCCCGAGTACCCGCTCCACTAACGTGACCAGCAAGACATATTGGCTGGCAATAGCCTGAGAATTCTCCGCCGCCTGCCGCGAACTGGTGCGGAGGTGCAGAATAGGCCCCGATGCGCGCTCTCACCAAGCTCCGGGCCGACCGCGGCAGATTGTTGCTGTGGGCGAAGTACTCGGCATCCTCCGTGTTCGCCACCGTGGTCAGCCAGGTGGCGTTCGCGCTGTGTTACTGGTTCGGTACGCCGGCCCTGGTCGCGAACCTGGTCGCCTGGCTGACGGGCGCGATCCCGAACTACCTGCTGAACCGGCACTACACCTGGGGCCGCAGCGGCCAGAAGTTGCCGTACACAATCATCGTGGTCGGGTCCGCGGTCATCGCCGCGCTGGTCACCTCGCTGACCGATCACGCGGTGCAGCCGATCGATTCCCATGCGTGGAAGACGGTGCTGGTGACCGGTTCGTACCTCGGTACCTACGGGGTGCTGTTCATCGCGAAGTTCGCGCTGTTCGATCGGCTGGTGTTCGCCAAGCCTGCCGCCGCCGACGCCGACGCACATACTCCCGTAGCCAGGTAGTCGTCATCACCCGGCCGTAGTTCGCGCCGTACACGAGCCCCGGCCCCTTCTTGCTGCTCCCGTCGCCGCGGCGGCGCATCGTCATCGGCAGCTCGACCACCCGGGCGCCAAGCGCGAGCGCACCCAGCAGCAGCTCGGACGACTGGTACTGCGGTTCGCGCAACGTCACCGCGGTCGCGAGCTCGGCCCGCATCGCGCGGAACCCGAACGACGTGTCGGTCAGCTGCTTCCGGGTCAGGATCGACGCGAGTACGGCGAACACCCGGACGCCGACCCAGCGCAGCCGGCTGTCCGCGTCCTCGGCACCGAGACGGCGGGACCCGGTGACGAAATCGGCCTTGTCTTCGAGGATCGGAGTCAGCAGAGTCGTCAACTCGTCGTTGTCGTACTGGCCGTCGGCGTCGGTAGTGACGACGTACCGCGCTCCGCCTTCGAAGGCCAGGTGGTATCCGAGGCGCAGTGCCGCGCCCTGGCCGCGGTTGACCGGGGCAACGCAGACGTGTGCTCCATGAGCACGGGCGATCTCGGCGGTGTCGTCGGTGGCGCCGTCGACGACGACCAGGACGTCGACCGGCATGCCTGCGCACGTCTTGGGCATGTTCTGGAGCACCGGAGCGATGCCGCCAGCCTCGTTGTAGGCCGCGATGACTACTACGACGGGGGCATTCGTGTAGTTGAAGCCCTTCGCAGCTGCCGAGTCGACGGCGTCCGGGTAGTCGGCCATCGCTGGGCGTGCCTGGTCCTTGCCGAGGATCGCCCTCAGGCCTATGACACCGGCCAGCGGGAAGAAGATCAGCCCGGGCAGTTGGTAGCGCCAGGAGAACTCGAAGGCTGCTGAGCCGAGTAGCAGGATCAGCCCGGCTGCCGCGGGCAGTAGCGCCGCGGCGCGCAGCCCTGACGTCTTGGCACGCCCCAGACCAGCTGCGGCGGCAAGAGCGATCAGCGCGCACAGCCCGAGGAGGGTGCCGGACGTGTAGCCACCGTGGAGCTGGTACGCGCGAAGAACGACCGCAGGCACATGTGAGACGTGTGGCTCGGACCCTCCCCATTTCACCGCGGCCTTGGCAGTGTTGGGGTCCTTGAGGTTCGGGTAGGTCAGCTGGAACTGCCAGCGGTCCAGCGGTACGTCGTTGGGCGAGCTGGTCCTCGTCGGCGCGAAGCCCTTCGCGAAGTCCTTCAGCGCGGCCCAGGTCACGTCCAGCGGCTGGTGCGTGATGACCAGATGCGCGAACTCGGTCGCCAGCTGGCGTTTCGTCGTGCCGGGAGGCAGCGGGCCCGGCCAGTTCGGGTCGCCGTAGTGGTTGTGCGCGTACTTGTCCACGCCCAGGCGCTGGCCGAGCGGCTCCTTCGGACAGAACAGGCGCGTGCCCTCGTCGAGCGGGAGCTTGTCGCAGTTCGCGACCGTGGCGGTCCGCCCGTACAGAATCTGGTTCTCGGCGCCGGTGAAGCCCCAGCGGCCGGTGTCGATCCGGTAGTACCCGCCGTACGCCGCGAAGACGATCGCGAACCCGGCGACGGCGGCACCGGTACGGCGTACCAGGTCCCTGCCGTGTCTACGCGAGGCGATGATCAGGTAGAGCACCACGGCGATCAGCAGCACCATGCCGATCGCACGGACCGCGAAGGCGGCGCCGATCAGTACACCGACGACGGCCGCGCGCCGCCAGCCCGGTACACCCTTCGCCAGCAGGAGCCAGAGGATCGCTACCAGGATCACGTCGAACGTGGTCTCGGCCATGATGTTCTGCTCGATCTGCACCTGGTAGGCGTCGAGCAGGATCGGCGCGGCGGCCACCGCGGACAGCCAGCGGTAGACGGTCAGCCGGCGGGCCAGGGCGTAGATCGCGACGCCCAGGCCGAGACCCACCAGGTGCTGGACGATGACGACGAGCTTGAGACCGCCCAGCCAGACCAGTGGGCCGAGGACGAAGTCGTAGCCGATCGGGTTCAGCTGGTCGGGGCTCAGCTTGCCCATGTTGGTGAGGTACTGCACGGAGTCCGTGTAGACGATCGCCGGCGTGTAGGCGACGGTCGCGAGCACCCGCAGGACAAGGCCGAGTATGAGGAAGACGAGGAGCAGCCAGTGCTTCCTCACTGCTGCTTGAAGTACTGCCACGTCCGAGCCAAACCCTCTTCCAGGGAAACTGTCGGCTGATACCCGAGATCGTTGGTGATATCAACGACGACCGCAGGCATCTCACCCGCGGGCGCCTCGATGTGTTCGGCCGGCACCGGGCAACCGGTCACCGCGCGCACGGTCTCGATCATCTCCAGCACCGACACCGAACGGCCGGACCCGATGATCGCGCGCCCGTCGTACGAACTGTCGAGCGCGAGCAGCACGCCGCTCACCACGTCGTCGATGAACACCAGGTCGCGCCGCTGCTTGCCGTCGCCGTACACCCGTACGCCGGTCCCGCCCAGCGCGGCTCGCATCATCCGCGGCACGAAGCTGTCCTTGTGCGACATCCCCGGCCCGTACACGTTCGTGAACCGCAGGGCAGCCGTCGCCATCCCGTAGCTCCCGGAGTACGCCGACAGCAGCATCTCGCACGCGGCCTTGGTCGCGCCGTACGGCGTCAGCGGCCGGAGCGGCAGGTCCGCGGTGATCGTCGACGTACCGACATTGCCCACCACGGCGTTGGTGGAGGCGAGCACGAACCGATCCACCCCGCTCCCGCGCGCCAACTCCAGCAGCACCTGAGTGATCGTCACGTTCTGCGCGAAGGTCTGCATCGGCGCATCCACCGACCGCAACACCGAGGTCAACGCCGCCAGATGCACCACGCTCGTGGGCCGCGTCTCGAACGCCGCCACACAGGTCTCCTGCTCCGCAAGATCCCCCGTCACCACGTGCACCCCGTCGTCCCACGACGAGTCCGGCGGCTCCCGATCGACCGCGGTCACCAGCACGCCCCGCTCCCGCAGAGCCGCCACCACGGCCCGCCCGATGAACCCGGAAGCCCCGGTGACCAGCACACGTTCGTCCATGACCCTCAACCTACCCGCGCCGGTCCACCCCCGACCACGCCCATCACGCCTCGTCACCGATCAAGCACTTCGAGCGCATGGGCGTACTTCTTCCGCAGCCGCTCCTGCGTCTCCGCGTCGAGCCGGCTCCGCCGTGCAGGGCTGCTGTTGTGCTCGATGTCGGCACGCTTCACCGGCACGGCGCCTGGAGTGCGGACGAGGCGGGCCAGGTAGTCGTCGTGGTGTTCGCCGGGTCGCCGGGTGAGCGCGTCGACCATCTCGACCACCGGTGGCGGGACGCCCAGATCCGTCAGCTGAGTCAGAGTGCAACTGGTGTCCTCGACCGAGTCGTGCAGCAGCGCCGCCATCTGCTGATACTCGTCCGCACCATCTCGGCGCGCGATCTCAGCGGCGCCACGAACGTGCAGTACATACGGCTCGCCGCTCTTGTCGACCTGCTCGCGATGCACCGCAGCCGCCAACTGATCCGCAGCTTCCAGCGTGTCCACCGGACCGTCGAGGTAGGAGTATGCCGCGGCCCAGGCGGCGTACAACTCCTTCAACCGGTTGTCCACGACCGCCATCGGAACGAACCGCTCGACGGTCTCTGCGTAGTACGACCGCTGCTTTGCAACCCGCGGGTGCGTGTGCAATCGCTGCACGTTGCTGTACCGATCCGACAACTTCAGCAGCAATACGTCCCTCGACGCGCCCGCCAGCCTGCCGAGGTACGCCGTACGCCCTTCGGGTCCGATCGTGACAGCGCCCACCAACTCTGCCGTCCGTTCCCCGAACCGCGCCGCCACCTCCTCCAACGTGCCGTCGGTGTCCTCCACCACGTCATGCAACAACCCGGCCCGCAACAGATCCACATCCGTCACGCCAAGCCCGCTCACCAACACATCCACCACCTGCAACAAGTGCTCCCAGTAAGCCTCTCCGGCAGGCCGCACTTGCCCCCCATGCCACTCAAGCGCCCCCTCGAACGCCACTTCCAACTCCGCAAGCACCGCCCGCGGAAGACGCCCGTTCAAGTCCTCTTCTGCGGCGGGCCATCCATCCCACCCGGCAAACACGCGCATATCAGCCATGCAGCACGTGCTTCCGGTACTCGTCCCAGTTGGGCAGCTCGTACGGCACCGGCTCGTCGGCGTCGAGGTCGTGGAACTCGAACTGACCAGCCAGTTCGCGCTCCCGCAGCAGTGCCCCGGCCTCACTGATCACCACCCGCGCAGCCGCGTCGTCGGCGTACCTACGAGCATCCACAACGAACGCTGCCTTGAGATCGCCGTCGACCTGCACAAACCCGATGCCGACCCACAGGTTGTCCGCGTCAGTCATGCCATCTGCTCCTTGTCTCTTCCTGGTCCAGGGCCGCCGCCTCGGCCTGCATTCGCCGTACCTTGTCCTGCTCAGCCTCGGTCGGGCGGATGTACGGCTTGTAGACAGTGTTGTGCTCGAGATCCGACGCGATCGAGGCGCGCCAGGTACACAGTTGCAGCTCGAACGTGTACGGCGTCTTGTTCACCTCGACCGCGACGATCAGCGGGATGACGCGGTACGCCGGGTTGTGTGGCTTCGGGCCCGCGTACATGTTCTCCAGTTCGAGGATCCGGCCG contains the following coding sequences:
- a CDS encoding NAD-dependent epimerase/dehydratase family protein, with translation MRVLVLGGDGYLGWPTALHLSDRGHDTAVLDNMARRGYDRELGVQSLVPIEDLESRVQAWKEVSGKTVPAYVGDLLDADFVYRVLQEFAPDAIVHFAEQRAAPYSMIDREHAVYTQHNNVVGTLNLMYAIAEINPDIHLVKLGTMGEYGTPNIDIEEGWLEVEHNGRKDRMLYPKKPGSFYHLSKVHDSHNLEFGCRIWGMRVTDLNQGVVYGQQTDQTVQDARLATRFDYDAVFGTVLNRFCIQAVLGEPLTVYGAGGQTRGFLDIRDTVECIRLAVENPADAGEFRVFNQMTESYSVAQLAELVAECFPGPVQVEHLENPRVEQAEHYYNVKHTGLVGLGLQPHLLSETLIESMFDIVSANKDRVDPAALLPTVRWKGPLKQ
- a CDS encoding methyltransferase domain-containing protein, with the protein product MSFLERSEERPGAAELRAASYRMLALKRGATCVDVACGAGHAVAELARKGLKVTGIDIDPDAVEAARQRAPGAMFHVAHSDDLPLADGSMDGYRAMRLFHLLEDPRPTIAEAHRVLRPGGRIVVGGQDYGFVMITSSDQDLTDVIRLGLESHTVSPRATRTLREVLLDAKFSDVEVVVHTEVVTDHKQLAPQLKAAAAAAVDQALITKEDADTWLAEQAARARRDHFLAAIPTILVGAHR
- a CDS encoding SDR family NAD(P)-dependent oxidoreductase — protein: MKVALVTGSTSGIGEATVRRLAADGMTVAVHSRSTRSAGDKLAAELGGSYHQADLSDDTAAAALVPEVLAEHGRLDVLVNNAGISWPVPHADLDALTASDWRQLLDVNLVAPWLLCTAALPALREAGGCIVNVTSHAGVRPKGSSIAYAASKAALNHVTKLLAAALGPDVRVNAVAPGLVDTPLTESWTDAQKLWKTSSPMRRAAQPVDVADLISAVVHNSYLTGEVILLDGGLNLR
- a CDS encoding MFS transporter; the encoded protein is MSLGRDFRRLWLAFTVSAFGSAVGLGALPLVAVLALDSTTFQVSLLAALSALAGAALALPMGDFIEQRHKRPVMIASDLIRFVALASVPVAAAFGGLTYVHLCVAGVLQAAGTIAFQAASGAHLKALVPAAGRAEANSRFEQTNWVSLSIGPAVGGALVSLVGATVTLAVDAVSFLGSALGIRRIQQPEPEPVKREGKRDITAGWRYILRHRGLRILFWNSQLFGGPVMMTSPLLTVFMLRDLGLAPWSYGVMLGVSCIGGVAGARMAPRLTERHGLPWMLRVFGVLRAPWLLLFPLAPHGWGGFVLITAAETALLVGAGAFNPSFATYRMEVTEDGFMARVVGSWSISSRCVQPAFMALGGVLATVVGMRGALWVAGICCTLSAVLLPWKAARPAALPEPA
- a CDS encoding lipid II:glycine glycyltransferase FemX encodes the protein MSDLSIRTISTDEHAAYIAAQPAASFLQTPGWAAVKSEWKAESLGWYEPGTPGELVGVGLVLYRQMPKVKRYLAYLPEGPVIDWDAIDPGSYLRPLAEHLAERGAFGIRMGPPVATRRWSAQTIKDAIAGGQQPRLGDVRPDVIEPSGARLGDQLRKLGWKPPRIAEGFAAGQPQYVFQVPLAGRTEDDLLKGMNQLWRRNIKKAAKAGVEVTQGGPEDIKAFHGLYVETAERDHFTPRPLPYFEKMYDAMANQPADCCDFRIYNAHHEGDLVASTIWVRVGGHSWYSYGASSTAKRDVRGSNAIQWRMMTDALAAGASVYDLRGITDTLDPNDPHVGLIQFKTGTGGEAVEYVGEWDLPLNKALYTAFDLYMRRR
- a CDS encoding NUDIX domain-containing protein, yielding MQPWADQFPELFAPGYWEWGDLDVRFTVEEPPDELISNAHVVCRTADGVVVCANDLGWRFLPGGTREPGETIEQLVRRELLEEAGACLAGPLTWLGAHRADHRRPEPYRPHLPHPVSYWANYVADVVIEQPPSNPADGEQITEVLTLPPAAAADYLDGQPGGVMGPVVRLAQAMRLV
- a CDS encoding alanine racemase, which encodes MPLVLHVDSDRWREHLRSTWNPDIVPVAKGNGYGFGNHRLFAEARALGARTIAVGTYFEVPAEPREDVVVLSPWRPFLEMPQSQNVIHTVSRLADLVSIPAGSRVLIEVMTSMRRHGIGARELRHTMLLNALDRIRFEGWSLHFPMGAGGTSANLREAQQLAKAALDVRKKTLWVSHVPAQKLADIGDDVKLRMGTGLWLGDRGALSVKATVLDVHSVRRGERVGYRQRRVSGDGHILVVSGGTAHGVGLEAPTGAATVRQRAIAMAKGGLDAAGMALSPFSIEGKQRWFAEPPHMQASMLFLPSAVAPPAVGDEVDLDVRYTTTTFDKVSMD
- a CDS encoding TetR/AcrR family transcriptional regulator; translation: MTGRPLRADAQRNREQVLAAAALAFSRCGLEATLEGIAKDAGVGIGTLYRHFPTRELLIEAAYRSELAAVCDAAPELLAKLPPLEALRAWMDRYVDYMTRKLGMADALRAVIASGANPYAQSFELLTGAIRPLLAAAVEAGEIRPDTSADDLLAGLCGVALATGSKREQADRLLNLLLDGLRYGA
- a CDS encoding GtrA family protein, with translation MRALTKLRADRGRLLLWAKYSASSVFATVVSQVAFALCYWFGTPALVANLVAWLTGAIPNYLLNRHYTWGRSGQKLPYTIIVVGSAVIAALVTSLTDHAVQPIDSHAWKTVLVTGSYLGTYGVLFIAKFALFDRLVFAKPAAADADAHTPVAR